The following proteins are co-located in the Paludibaculum fermentans genome:
- a CDS encoding HpcH/HpaI aldolase family protein, which yields MKNPFRKALLDRTPTFGAWIQMGHPAIAEVLGRVGFDWIAVDLEHGVIDLESTAGLFRAIEHYDAVPVARLPFNDPIWIKRVLDAGAGGLIIPMVNSQAEARAAMDQAKYPPLGRRGYGYSRANSHGLDFTPYIQEANKEIAIVMQIEHRDGIEALDGILDVPGVDGAFIGPLDLSGSFGKTGQLDCPEMVQALSAFRSSCNSRGIAAGMHLVHPTPQNIGQALGDGYTMIALGVDNTLLAGAAQAALASAHSAIAPAASPAR from the coding sequence ATGAAGAACCCTTTCCGCAAAGCCCTGCTCGACCGCACGCCCACCTTCGGAGCCTGGATCCAGATGGGCCACCCCGCCATCGCCGAAGTGCTCGGCCGCGTGGGTTTCGATTGGATCGCCGTCGATCTCGAGCACGGCGTCATCGACCTGGAATCCACGGCCGGCCTCTTCCGTGCCATTGAGCACTACGATGCGGTGCCCGTCGCCCGCCTGCCCTTCAACGACCCCATCTGGATCAAGCGCGTCCTCGATGCCGGAGCCGGCGGCCTCATCATCCCCATGGTGAACTCCCAGGCCGAGGCGCGCGCCGCCATGGACCAGGCCAAGTACCCGCCCCTGGGCCGCCGCGGCTATGGCTACAGCCGCGCCAACTCGCACGGCCTCGACTTCACTCCCTACATTCAGGAGGCGAACAAGGAAATAGCCATCGTGATGCAGATCGAGCATCGCGATGGCATTGAGGCCCTCGACGGCATTCTCGACGTGCCGGGCGTCGACGGCGCCTTCATCGGACCACTCGACCTCAGCGGCTCCTTCGGCAAGACCGGCCAGCTCGACTGCCCGGAGATGGTGCAGGCCTTGAGCGCCTTCCGCTCGTCCTGCAACAGCCGCGGCATCGCGGCGGGGATGCACCTGGTGCACCCCACGCCCCAAAACATCGGCCAAGCCCTGGGCGACGGCTACACCATGATCGCCCTGGGGGTCGATAACACGCTGCTGGCCGGCGCGGCCCAGGCCGCCCTGGCTTCCGCGCACTCGGCCATCGCCCCCGCAGCGTCTCCTGCACGCTAG
- a CDS encoding sialidase family protein: MLHRRSFLTLPLASCLQGAEDPPWAVSKPDLKVYIPEKPGGADNTNQHFQVVALPDGAFLAIWTQGAGENAPNHRIVSSRSTDHGRTWSTPLEVDGPQPGEARMVGVASWAFPIVAPKLKRVYCVYNKNIGIQDVRPADTGALRIKWSEDGGQTWSREFHDYPVGRTDFSHPDPKIPETWIVYQNPLYAADGRVIAGFTRWASKAADPDPRNWGRNTEVAFLSFDNILREKDPAKLQVTTYPNGPGIRLYAEPEPKKSIIQEPTLHALKDGRMLCVMRTYTGKVYFALSSDGARTWGPPRPLCYEPEGEPILNPIAPCPLYRVGDGRFLLVFFNNDGGPSGPGAWLKNRTPAWYTVGRELPNHPIQPIHFGKPRILVDNRAEPLGTEKRTEIATYTSYFESRGKRYLWYPDRKHYLLGKYITDGMLDACDPGKKS; this comes from the coding sequence ATGCTCCACCGCCGTTCTTTCCTGACCCTGCCCTTAGCCTCCTGCCTCCAGGGCGCCGAAGATCCGCCCTGGGCCGTCTCCAAGCCTGACCTCAAGGTCTACATTCCAGAGAAACCCGGAGGCGCCGACAACACGAATCAGCACTTCCAGGTAGTGGCCCTCCCCGACGGCGCATTCCTCGCCATCTGGACCCAGGGCGCCGGCGAGAACGCGCCCAACCACCGCATCGTCAGCAGCCGCTCAACAGACCACGGCCGCACCTGGTCCACCCCCCTCGAGGTCGACGGCCCCCAACCCGGCGAAGCGCGCATGGTCGGCGTAGCCAGTTGGGCGTTCCCCATCGTCGCCCCCAAGCTGAAGCGCGTCTACTGCGTCTACAACAAAAACATCGGGATCCAGGACGTCCGCCCCGCCGACACCGGAGCCCTGCGCATCAAATGGTCCGAAGACGGCGGCCAGACCTGGAGCCGCGAATTCCACGACTATCCCGTCGGCCGCACCGACTTCAGCCACCCCGACCCCAAAATCCCCGAGACCTGGATCGTCTACCAGAATCCGCTCTACGCCGCCGACGGCCGCGTCATCGCCGGCTTCACCCGCTGGGCCAGCAAAGCCGCCGACCCCGATCCCCGCAACTGGGGCCGCAACACCGAAGTCGCCTTCCTGTCCTTCGACAACATCCTGCGCGAGAAGGACCCGGCCAAACTCCAGGTCACCACTTACCCCAATGGCCCGGGCATCCGCCTCTACGCCGAGCCCGAACCGAAAAAGAGCATCATCCAGGAGCCGACACTGCATGCCCTGAAGGACGGCCGCATGCTCTGCGTCATGCGGACCTATACCGGCAAGGTCTACTTCGCGCTCTCCTCCGACGGCGCACGCACCTGGGGCCCGCCGCGCCCGCTTTGCTACGAACCGGAAGGCGAGCCCATCCTGAACCCCATCGCCCCCTGCCCGCTCTACCGCGTGGGCGACGGCCGCTTCCTGCTGGTCTTTTTCAACAACGATGGCGGCCCCTCGGGGCCCGGAGCCTGGCTGAAGAACCGCACGCCCGCCTGGTACACCGTCGGCCGCGAACTGCCCAACCATCCCATCCAGCCCATCCACTTTGGTAAGCCCCGCATCCTGGTGGACAACCGCGCCGAACCGCTCGGCACCGAGAAACGCACCGAAATCGCCACCTACACCAGCTACTTCGAGTCCCGCGGCAAGCGCTATCTCTGGTACCCCGACCGCAAGCACTACCTGCTGGGCAAGTACATCACCGACGGCATGCTGGATGCCTGTGACCCCGGGAAAAAGTCATGA
- a CDS encoding NAD(P)-dependent oxidoreductase has translation MPTIIISEPEFTKGAHIFHASGVTCIPSAASEADLCAAIQQHGARHAIVGIQPYRSSLYETLQPGAVLARFGVGHDGIDKTQATRARILCTNTPGVLNESVAEHAIALLLAAARHTTKVAAAMTQGAWAPVGGRELRGKTLAIIGCGPIGSAVARIATAAFDMRVIGVIQRTPPREPGYFTELTSDPAHALAQADFVSLHIPATAANAHFMNQQRLALLPPGAWLINTARGAVVDEAALYDALVQGAIGGAALDVFETEPYGPVHPAKDLRTLPNTVLTPHIGSNTADANTRMAQHALRNVLLGEQGAYGQMNLLNPEVLQSLPRHSSEH, from the coding sequence GTGCCGACCATCATTATCTCCGAACCCGAATTCACCAAAGGCGCTCATATCTTCCACGCCTCCGGCGTCACCTGCATCCCCTCCGCCGCCTCCGAAGCCGACCTCTGCGCCGCCATCCAGCAACATGGCGCCCGCCACGCCATCGTCGGCATCCAGCCTTACCGCTCTTCCTTATATGAGACGTTGCAGCCCGGAGCCGTTCTCGCCCGCTTCGGCGTCGGCCACGACGGCATCGACAAAACCCAGGCCACTCGAGCCCGCATCCTCTGCACCAATACCCCCGGTGTCCTGAACGAATCCGTAGCCGAACACGCCATCGCCCTGCTCCTCGCGGCCGCCCGCCACACCACCAAAGTCGCCGCCGCCATGACCCAAGGCGCCTGGGCGCCCGTCGGCGGACGCGAACTCCGTGGCAAAACCCTCGCCATCATCGGTTGCGGCCCCATCGGCTCCGCTGTAGCCCGCATCGCCACCGCCGCCTTCGACATGCGCGTCATCGGCGTTATCCAACGCACCCCGCCGCGCGAGCCAGGCTACTTCACCGAACTCACCAGCGACCCCGCCCACGCCCTCGCCCAAGCCGACTTTGTCAGTCTCCACATCCCAGCCACCGCCGCCAACGCCCACTTCATGAACCAGCAGCGCCTGGCGCTCCTCCCACCCGGAGCCTGGCTCATCAATACCGCCCGTGGTGCCGTGGTGGACGAAGCCGCCCTCTACGACGCGCTCGTCCAGGGCGCCATCGGCGGCGCGGCCCTCGACGTCTTTGAAACCGAGCCCTACGGCCCCGTCCATCCGGCCAAGGACCTCCGCACCCTGCCCAACACGGTGCTTACCCCCCACATCGGCAGCAACACCGCCGACGCCAACACCCGCATGGCCCAGCACGCGCTCCGCAACGTCCTCCTGGGGGAACAGGGCGCCTACGGCCAGATGAACCTGCTCAATCCCGAAGTTCTGCAATCCCTGCCGCGCCACAGCAGCGAACACTAG